A genomic window from Chitinophaga pollutisoli includes:
- a CDS encoding sugar phosphate isomerase/epimerase family protein has translation MSSSTNRRHFLRQLGMFTAGVSLGPAFLSACNNAGTAGNGDSSKVDSTSGNAAAKDLFFKISLAEWSFHNAIWSGKMTNLDFAEKAKKDYGITGVEYVNQFFKDKAKDKNYLADMKKRADDNGVTSVLIMCDGEGELGDLDPKKRTTAIENHYKWVEAAQFLGCHSIRVNAAGHGKEEEVKKAAIDGLGRLTDFAKDFNIGVIVENHGGFSSNGIWLSDVMKGVNKPGCGTLPDFGNFCIKRTEPTANTPEAWAATKCLEEYDRYKGVTELMPFAKGVSAKTHDFDANGNETATDYRKMLQIVKDAGYTGFIGIEYEGSKDAEDVGVRKTLELLKRVGMELS, from the coding sequence ATGTCATCATCCACGAACCGCAGACATTTTCTTCGCCAGCTCGGCATGTTCACCGCCGGCGTATCGCTGGGTCCCGCCTTCCTTTCCGCCTGCAATAACGCGGGAACTGCCGGCAACGGCGACTCCTCGAAGGTTGACAGCACCAGTGGAAACGCCGCGGCGAAAGACCTTTTCTTCAAAATATCCCTGGCCGAATGGTCGTTCCATAACGCCATCTGGTCCGGTAAAATGACCAATCTCGATTTCGCTGAAAAAGCGAAAAAAGATTACGGCATTACCGGGGTGGAATATGTGAACCAGTTCTTCAAAGACAAAGCCAAGGATAAAAACTACCTGGCCGACATGAAGAAGCGTGCCGACGATAACGGCGTTACCAGCGTGCTTATCATGTGCGACGGCGAAGGCGAGCTGGGCGATCTGGATCCGAAGAAACGCACTACGGCGATAGAGAACCACTACAAATGGGTGGAAGCCGCGCAATTCCTGGGATGCCATTCCATTCGCGTGAATGCCGCGGGCCATGGTAAGGAAGAGGAAGTAAAGAAAGCGGCGATCGACGGCCTCGGCCGCCTGACCGACTTTGCGAAAGATTTCAATATCGGCGTAATCGTGGAAAACCATGGCGGTTTCTCCTCCAATGGGATCTGGCTGAGCGATGTGATGAAAGGCGTCAACAAGCCCGGTTGCGGCACCCTGCCCGACTTCGGCAACTTCTGCATCAAACGCACAGAGCCTACCGCCAACACACCCGAAGCATGGGCCGCCACCAAATGCCTCGAAGAGTACGACCGTTACAAAGGCGTAACGGAACTGATGCCCTTCGCCAAAGGTGTAAGTGCCAAAACACATGATTTTGATGCCAATGGCAACGAAACGGCCACCGATTACCGGAAAATGCTGCAAATTGTGAAAGATGCGGGATATACCGGCTTTATCGGCATCGAATACGAAGGGTCGAAAGACGCGGAAGACGTAGGCGTGCGCAAAACGCTCGAACTGCTGAAACGCGTTGGCATGGAACTGAGCTGA
- a CDS encoding FecR domain-containing protein: protein MKKRRNWQPTALALILVMLIVGGVLYYLAGRHQRSSGMLQPGIRYTLYQSRYGERKAVRLPDSTLVILNSRSRLYMPEGYPGLRELVLDGEAFFSVPDGPKLTVWTDKLKTVTPGATFRLHSLESQQGAFCYVLSGSAHVRKSYHSPSDNQPEDLLAGQSVLANKMIDLMEKETFELEEQRDCLNNRLVFHNTPLPAALKKMEDWYGVEMEVKGKRSDPSRNITGEFSKETLHEMLDALQDSIGFTYRITRDKVVIKF from the coding sequence ATGAAAAAGCGGCGCAACTGGCAACCTACCGCCCTTGCGCTGATCCTTGTCATGCTTATAGTCGGCGGCGTGTTGTACTACCTGGCCGGCCGCCACCAGCGCAGCTCCGGCATGTTGCAGCCCGGTATCCGGTATACCTTGTACCAGAGCCGTTACGGGGAAAGAAAGGCGGTACGCCTGCCCGACAGCACGCTTGTCATCCTCAATTCCCGATCCCGCCTGTATATGCCCGAAGGTTATCCTGGCCTGCGCGAACTGGTGCTCGACGGGGAAGCTTTCTTTTCGGTGCCGGATGGGCCGAAGCTCACAGTTTGGACTGACAAACTCAAGACAGTTACGCCCGGCGCGACATTCCGCCTGCATAGCCTCGAATCGCAGCAGGGCGCGTTTTGCTATGTGCTCAGCGGTTCGGCCCACGTCCGGAAATCTTACCACTCGCCATCCGACAATCAGCCGGAAGACCTCCTGGCCGGGCAGAGCGTGCTCGCCAATAAAATGATCGACCTGATGGAAAAAGAGACGTTCGAGCTGGAAGAACAGCGCGATTGTTTGAATAACCGGCTGGTGTTCCACAATACGCCGCTGCCTGCAGCGTTAAAGAAGATGGAAGACTGGTATGGTGTGGAAATGGAAGTGAAAGGCAAACGCAGCGATCCCTCCCGCAATATCACCGGCGAATTCAGCAAGGAAACCCTGCACGAAATGCTCGACGCCCTGCAGGATAGCATCGGTTTCACCTACCGCATTACCCGCGACAAAGTCGTGATCAAATTTTAA